The Thermotoga maritima MSB8 region ACGACTCTCCACTCGAGCCCTTTTGCCTGATGAACGGTGGTGAGAGTGACCTTTCCCTCTTTTTGAGAGATTTCTCTTTCTATTTCAACGTTTTCCGTCACAGCAAGATCCGTCAGGAAGGATTCGAGACTTGTGTAGCGAGACGCTATTTCAACGAGCCTTTCCAGATCCATCTCCCTTTCACGGAAATCAGGATACCTCGCTTCCAGATATTCGGAATAAAAAGAAGACAGGACGCGCTCTATCATTTCCCCAGGAGAATCGAGCTTTCTGATCTGATCGAGAATATCGATAAACCTGCTGTACTCACCACTGAAACTCACTTTCTTCAGTTCCTGGAAGGGATCCAGACCTTCTTCCACGTAAGCGCTGGCGAGATCCGCTATCTTCGAAGCCGTTCTGTCACCGATCCCGTAGAAGAGTTTTGCAGCCCTCAACCAGGCGGATTTGTCTCTCGGATTTTGAACGATTCTGAGAAAAGAAAGAACGTCCTTCACGTGGGCGCTCTCGGTGAATCTGGGACCAGACAGCACACGGAAATCTATTCTACTTCGAACGAGTTCCATCTGAAGTTCCAGAGAGTGCGAATGTGATCTGTAGAGAACGGCGATTTCTTCTGGTTTGAACCCTTCTTCTATTAACTCGAGAATCCTCTGAGACACGAACCTCGCTTCTTCATATCTATCCCAGGTCTTGACAACAACGGGTTTCATGCCATCTTTCTTTACCGGCTTCAGTTCTTTTGGAACGGATTTTCTCGGGAGCATGGCGTTTATGAATTTCACAATACTTTCCGTGCTTCTGTAGTTCGTCTGGATCTTGAAGATCTTCGTTCCGGGAACTCTTATGAAATCCTCGACGTTTTCGTATCTTGCCCCTCGAAAGGAGTAAATACTCTGGGCGTCGTCTCCAACCGCCAGGATGTTGCCGTGTTTCGACGAGAGGTGTTCCACTATCTTGTACTGAACGTAGTTGGTGTCTTGGAACTCATCCACGAGTATCCAAAGGAATCTTTCCGCCTCTCGATCTCTTATTTCTTTGTTCTCTTCGAAGAGTCTGTAAGCGTAGAAGAGAAGGTCTTCGTAGTCCACCACGTTCTGAGAGCGTTTTTCCTGCTCGTAGAGATCGAAGATCTCCGAGATTTCTTCCTTCAAGTCCAGAAACTTTGGATTCTTCACTACGATACTTTCCCTCAAAGATTTGAGAGTATTTTTCATGTAAGAATATATAGCCATCAAAACAGAGGGCTGGGGAAAGTTTTTTCTCTCTTCTTTACTCTTTCTTTCGAGGTACTTGCTTCTTGCATGCCTCATGAGGCTCTCCGCGTCTTCTCTGTCTAGGATAGAGTAATTTCGTTCCAAACCCACGTAAGGTGCGTACTTTCTCAAGAAGTGGTTGCACACATGATGGAACGTTCCGGCGAGCATCTCAGAAAGCTCTCTTCCGGTCACCGCCTTTGCCCTCTCCACCATTTCCCGCGCCGCTGCTCTGGTGAACGTGACCAGAAGAATCCTGGAAGGATCCACACCGTTCGCCAGAAGATAGGCGATCTTGTACGTGATAACCCGGGTTTTCCCAGACCCCGGGCCTGCTATTACGATGCATCTTCCCTCTGATTCAACGACTGCTCTTCTCTGTTCCTCATCCAGATCTTCCAGAAAAGAAAGATTCGCTTCCCTGGGTCTTATCCGGTATTCTTTCATCCCTTCACCTCACCAGAGATGGAGCCGCGCGGGGAAAATGTGGGCGATGAGCATTCCGAGTCCAAGGCCAGCGAGCGCCTCCAGAAAGTTGTGCCCCAGATCCTTCTTCACAGCCGGTCTCAGAACAATAGCGTCCATGAATATGATCACAAGGAAAATGGCGGCGATGGAGGTGTAGGGAGAGTCGAATCCCGTGCTCCGGGCGAGTGACCACGCAAGGCCAGAAACGGTGGCTACATGACCGCTGGGCATACCACCGTAACTCTTCAGCATCTTCACGTCTCTTTTGATCAGAAACTTTATGAACTGAGCTGTCAGAAAAGAAATAACAGCCGTGGTGAACGGCGTGCTCCGAAAGATCTTCCAGACGTCAAGCACGGAATAGGAAATGGATCACATCCCCCTCTCTTACAATGTAATCTTTTCCATGTGTTTCCACAGCTCCAGCTTCACGTGCTTTTTTCAGAGAACCAAACTCTACGTATCTTTCGAAAGGAATAACTTCAACCTTTATGAACCCTTTCTGTATGTCTGAATGAATCAGACCCGCCGCTTCATAGGCAGTGGATCCTTTCTTTATAGTCCAGCTTCTCGCCTCGTTCTGTGTCGCTGTCAAAAATCTTATAAGGTTCAGAAGTTTCAAAACCTTCTCGAAAAACTCCTTCCTTTTGTCACCGAAAAGGTTGTACTCTCTTCTGAAAACTTCCGCCTCTTCTTCCGGGAGAAATTTCAATTCTTCTTCGAGCTTCACGTTTATTATAATGTATTCCTCGTCCTTTTCTTTGACGATTTCTTCTATCAGTTTTCTTTTTTCTTCGTCCAATTCATCGACGTTGAAAACCAGTATCTGAGGTTTATCTGTGAGGAGGAATAGGGATTCGATCACCTCTTCCTCGAATCTGTCGTGCCTTGGAAATTTCGAGGCCTTTTTACCCTGAGAGAGAAACTCCCGAAGATTCTGGAGGAGTTCTACCTCTCTCTTTGCTTCCTTGTCTCCCGTTCTTGCAACTTTCATCCGCTTTTCGAGACGCTTTTGAACGGTTTCGAGATCTTTGAGTATAAGCTCGGTTTCGACTATTTCTATGTCCCTTTTTGGATCCACGTTCTGATACGGATGAGAAACTCTTCCATCTTCGAAGAGACGGACAACATGGGCTATAACATCCACCTTGCTTATGTGGTCAAGGAACTGATTTCCAAGTCCTTCTCCTTTGCTGGCTCCCTTGACGAGTCCCGCTATGTCCACAACCTCCACGAAAGGATGAACCACCTTTTTCGATCCTTCGTTCTTCGCGAGAATCTCTATCCTTTCATCCGGCACAACGAGAATCCCCACGTTCGGCTCAATCGTGCAAAAAGGAAAACTTTCCGCAGGTACGCTGTTGTCGGTCAGGAAGTTGAAAAAGGAAGATTTCCCTGCGTTGGGAAGACCTACTATTCCCACCCTCTCCAAAGTATCACCTCAGTATTCATCTTCTTCGTCAAAGAAATCCTCTTCTTCTTCCTCTTCGAAGAAATCCTCTTCGTTGAAAAGATCAAAATCTTCATCCTCATCGTATTCTTCTTCTTCCTCTTCTTCCTCATGCTTTCGTTCAGTTTCCGTCTGATGAATGGACAGGGGCTTTCTTGGATCAAGCATGCCGTCGAACACTTTCCTTTCCTTGCCGTTGACTACAAGGTATCCTTCCGCTTTGGCAGGTTTTCCATAGGCAGTGATCACCATCATGATGAGATCTTCATCCACATCGTAACCCGGTTCTGACTCGATCACCAGAGCGTTGTCGTAGTAGAGTTTGTTCTTTACTTCACTGGCTCTTTTTTGAATTTTACTGTTGTTTAGGATTTCCTCTGCGGCTTCTTCACTGATATGGATCCTGAGGATATACCTGAAGTCCACGCTCTTCACTCCCCTGAGAAATTTTTTTACGCTCTTCGAATTATACAGGAGAAGTTTTAAAAGTCAAGGGTTCGATCGGTAAACGATTGCCCGGTGCAAAATCATATGTTATAATACCAGAGGCTACGGGGAGTAGCTCAGACGGCCAGAGCGCCAGAATCGGGATCTGGAGGTCGCGGGTTCAAGTCCCGCCTCCCCGACCAGGGACGGGAGCAAGGGCTCCCGTTTTTCTGTTTTTTTCAAAGTGTTTACCTCCGATGTAATTTTCATTCATGATTGAAGTATAGAATTTTCAAAAAGGGCGGGGAGGCGAGCGTGTGAATTACGAAGGAAAGACAAAAATTGTTAAGGTCACCGGCGATTATGCCCTGCTCGAGTTCAAAGACGATATAACCGCTGGTGACGGATTGAAGCACGATGTTCTAACAGGCAAAGGATCCATCTGCGCAGAAACAACCGCTATCCTCATGAAATACCTCTCTGAGAAAGGTATCAAAACCCACCTCGTTGAATACATCCCCCCTCGAACGCTGAAAGTCATTCCTCTGAAAATGTTCCCTCTCGAAGTGGTCGTGAGATTGAAAAAGGCAGGATCTTTCGTGAGAAGGTATGGTGGAGCTGAAGGGGAAGACCTTCCAGTTCCCCTCGTTGAGTTCTTCATAAAAGACGACGAAAGACACGATCCAATGGTCTGTGTTGATCATCTCGAAATACTCGGCATCGCAACAAAAAAGCAGGCAGAAAAGATGAAAGAAGCGGCGGTGAAAATAACTCTTGCTCTCAAAGAGTTTTTTGAAAGGGCGAACTTCGAACTCTGGGACATAAAGTACGAGTTTGGACTCGACAAAGACGGAAACGTCGTTCTCGGTGACGAAATCTCTCCCGACACGTTCAGATTGAGAAAGAAGGGTGAAATCTTTGATAAAGATGTGTACAGAAGGGATCTTGGTGATCCCTTAAAAAAGTACAGGGAGGTGCTGGAACTTTGCCGCTCTTTAAATTCGCAATAGACGTTCAGTACAGGAGCAACGTGAGGGATCCGCGCGGAGAAACGATCGAACGTGTTCTGAGGGAAGAAAAAGGTCTTCCCGTGAAAAAGTTGAGACTTGGGAAGTCCATCCACCTCGAAGTAGAAGCAGAAAACAAAGAAAAAGCGTACGAAATCGTAAAGAAAGCCTGCGAAGAACTCCTGGTGAACCCGGTTGTTGAGGAATATGAGGTGAGGGAGCTGTGAAGCCCAGAGCTTGTGTAGTGGTCTATCCTGGTTCCAACTGTGACAGAGACGCGTACCACGCTCTGGAAATAAACGGCTTCGAGCCCAGTTACGTCGGGCTGGACGACAAGCTGGACGACTACGAATTGATCATTCTACCTGGAGGATTTTCCTACGGAGACTACCTGAGGCCTGGTGCCGTTGCCGCAAGAGAAAAAATCGCCTTTGAAATAGCAAAAGCCGCTGAAAGAGGAAAGCTGATAATGGGAATATGCAACGGATTTCAGATCCTCATAGAGATGGGACTCCTGAAAGGAGCCCTTCTTCAAAATTCGTCTGGAAAGTTCATCTGCAAATGGGTGGATCTGATCGTGGAAAACAACGACACACCGTTCACGAACGCTTTCGAAAAGGGAGAAAAGATAAGAATACCGATAGCACACGGCTTTGGAAGATACGTGAAGATAGATGACGTGAACGTGGTTCTCAGATACGTCAAAGACGTG contains the following coding sequences:
- a CDS encoding ATP-dependent helicase, with protein sequence MKEYRIRPREANLSFLEDLDEEQRRAVVESEGRCIVIAGPGSGKTRVITYKIAYLLANGVDPSRILLVTFTRAAAREMVERAKAVTGRELSEMLAGTFHHVCNHFLRKYAPYVGLERNYSILDREDAESLMRHARSKYLERKSKEERKNFPQPSVLMAIYSYMKNTLKSLRESIVVKNPKFLDLKEEISEIFDLYEQEKRSQNVVDYEDLLFYAYRLFEENKEIRDREAERFLWILVDEFQDTNYVQYKIVEHLSSKHGNILAVGDDAQSIYSFRGARYENVEDFIRVPGTKIFKIQTNYRSTESIVKFINAMLPRKSVPKELKPVKKDGMKPVVVKTWDRYEEARFVSQRILELIEEGFKPEEIAVLYRSHSHSLELQMELVRSRIDFRVLSGPRFTESAHVKDVLSFLRIVQNPRDKSAWLRAAKLFYGIGDRTASKIADLASAYVEEGLDPFQELKKVSFSGEYSRFIDILDQIRKLDSPGEMIERVLSSFYSEYLEARYPDFREREMDLERLVEIASRYTSLESFLTDLAVTENVEIEREISQKEGKVTLTTVHQAKGLEWRVVFVISVNPGDFPNYFAISEGNLDEEERIFYVAITRAKEQLYISYQVTGTSYPYRGNRFIMRSGENFIDRIPLELVEFWEVK
- a CDS encoding divergent PAP2 family protein; protein product: MLDVWKIFRSTPFTTAVISFLTAQFIKFLIKRDVKMLKSYGGMPSGHVATVSGLAWSLARSTGFDSPYTSIAAIFLVIIFMDAIVLRPAVKKDLGHNFLEALAGLGLGMLIAHIFPARLHLW
- the ychF gene encoding redox-regulated ATPase YchF is translated as MERVGIVGLPNAGKSSFFNFLTDNSVPAESFPFCTIEPNVGILVVPDERIEILAKNEGSKKVVHPFVEVVDIAGLVKGASKGEGLGNQFLDHISKVDVIAHVVRLFEDGRVSHPYQNVDPKRDIEIVETELILKDLETVQKRLEKRMKVARTGDKEAKREVELLQNLREFLSQGKKASKFPRHDRFEEEVIESLFLLTDKPQILVFNVDELDEEKRKLIEEIVKEKDEEYIIINVKLEEELKFLPEEEAEVFRREYNLFGDKRKEFFEKVLKLLNLIRFLTATQNEARSWTIKKGSTAYEAAGLIHSDIQKGFIKVEVIPFERYVEFGSLKKAREAGAVETHGKDYIVREGDVIHFLFRA
- a CDS encoding phosphoribosylaminoimidazolesuccinocarboxamide synthase, giving the protein MNYEGKTKIVKVTGDYALLEFKDDITAGDGLKHDVLTGKGSICAETTAILMKYLSEKGIKTHLVEYIPPRTLKVIPLKMFPLEVVVRLKKAGSFVRRYGGAEGEDLPVPLVEFFIKDDERHDPMVCVDHLEILGIATKKQAEKMKEAAVKITLALKEFFERANFELWDIKYEFGLDKDGNVVLGDEISPDTFRLRKKGEIFDKDVYRRDLGDPLKKYREVLELCRSLNSQ
- the purS gene encoding phosphoribosylformylglycinamidine synthase subunit PurS — encoded protein: MPLFKFAIDVQYRSNVRDPRGETIERVLREEKGLPVKKLRLGKSIHLEVEAENKEKAYEIVKKACEELLVNPVVEEYEVREL
- the purQ gene encoding phosphoribosylformylglycinamidine synthase subunit PurQ, with protein sequence MKPRACVVVYPGSNCDRDAYHALEINGFEPSYVGLDDKLDDYELIILPGGFSYGDYLRPGAVAAREKIAFEIAKAAERGKLIMGICNGFQILIEMGLLKGALLQNSSGKFICKWVDLIVENNDTPFTNAFEKGEKIRIPIAHGFGRYVKIDDVNVVLRYVKDVNGSDERIAGVLNESGNVFGLMPHPERAVEELIGGEDGKKVFQSILNYLKR